The following is a genomic window from Helicobacter sp. NHP19-003.
AAAAAGAAGTCAAAAACGCCAATCAAGATGGGCTAGATTACAGCCAAATGTTGAGTGTGCTCAACCAGCTTGAAAACTCTTTGCAAACAGCCCTAGATTTAAAATCCCAGTGGCTCGACACTAGGAAGGCAAACTAGCTACTGATCCTTCAACCAGTTATTGACATCCCCCCCATAGCGCACACTTCGAGTGTCTGTGTTCTCAATTTTTTCTAGGCTCGCTTGTATATTTGGGGGCAGAGGGTTTTCATCGCTGTAACTATAATGCATGTGTGCACTAACAACTCCCCTAGTCTGCTCAATCGCCCGATTTGCCCGCACCTCCTCATTGACATTTTCTGCTTCAATCAGGGCGATAATGACTCCCTTATCCTTGTCGAACGCCCCCACCTCAACATTTTTAATGTTGTTAAGACTCTCTAAAACTCCCTCAAACGCCTCTAATGTTACCCGTACAATCACACTTGAAATATTCATACAGACCTTTTCATAAATAAAATCGCTTGCGTGGGGCAAACGCCCACGCAAAACCCACACCCCGTGCAAGCTTGCCAGTCTATACGGGGCTTGAGCATGCCTAAAAAATGAATCGCCCCATCCTTGCAAGCGTCTTGGCAGGCCAAACACACCACCCCCTGATGCCCCAAACATGCAGCGGTGTCTATCAAGGCCACAGCTTCTATGCCTATATCCTCTTCCAACACCCCTCCCAACTCAGCACACGCCTTTAAACACGCCCCACAAAAGGTACACCCGCTTTGGCTAAAGTCTAAATGGGGAGGCTCATCTGGTGCTTTGACAATGATATTTTCCGGGCAGCTTGACACACACCCCCCCACACACGCCACGCAAATATGGGCTTTCTGGGAGTTAAAATAGGGCAGGGGGACAGCAAAGGGCTTTTTATGGTCTTTGAAAACATCCCTTAAAGGTTTCTTAGGCATGCAACTCTAGCCCTACGGGGCAGTGGTCGCTGCCTAGAATATGGGCGTAAATGTGGGCGTTTTTGAGCGTGTCTTGCAAACTGCAAGATGCTAAAAAATAATCAATGCGCCAGCCGATGTTGCGTTCTCTCGCTTGACTCATATAACTCCACCATGTATAAACCTCCCTTTGCTCGGGGTAAAAGTAGCGGTAGGTGTCTATAAAGCCCACTTGCAACAACGCACTAAAGGCTTGGCGTTCGGGGTCGCTAAAGCCGGCATTGTAGCGATTAGCTTGCGGATTGGTTAAATCGATCTCTGTGTGCGCCACATTCAAATCCCCACACAGCAACACCGCCTTTTTAGCCATAAGCCCGCTTAAAAACTCTCTAAACACCCTCTCCCACTCCAAACGATAGGGCAGACGCACCAGCCCCCTCTGGGCGTTGGGCACATAGACATTGACTAAGTAAAACTTAGGGTATTCGCACACCACCACTCGCCCCTCTAAGTCGTGCTCTGCCACGCCGATCCCATAGTCCACGCTCAAAGGCTCTTCTTTGCTAAGGGTCAGCACCCCGCTATAGCCCTTTTTTAACGCGCTGTTCCAAAAAGCGTGGTAACCCTCAAAGGCAAAGTTTGCTTGCTCGGGGTGCATTTTGGTTTCTTGGATGCAGAAAATGTCCGCCCCACTTTGCTCTAAAAAGCCTTGAAAGCCCTTTTGCATACAAGCCCTCAACCCATTGACATTCCACGAAACCAAGCGCATAGCACCCCTTTACCAAAAAATCGACTTCATTATAACATTTTAAGTAAAATTTTAGATAATAGTGTTTAGAATGAGCGTTTATGGCTTGATAGCTCAGTCGGTAGAGCAGGAGACTGAAAATCTCCGTGTCGGTGGTTCGATTCCGCCTCAAGCCACCATGAATTTCAATGTAAAAAATCCCAAAACAATTTTAAAATAGTCGCCCCCACCACGCTTAAAAACACCTTGCGGATAAACTTCACTTCTTGACGCACCACCAAATTAGAGCCTACCCACGCCCCCAACATTTGCCCCACGCCCATTAAAAGCCCCACCGCCCAAATGACATGCCCGCCGATTAAAAACATGCCAAGGCTGATGAAATTGCTTGTGAAGTTAAAAACCTTCGTGTGTGCTGTGGCTTTTTTGAGATTAAAGCCCAAGAGAGAAACTAGAGCAAAAGTCCAAAACGAGCCGGTGCCCGGCCCAAAAAAGCCGTCATAAAAGCCCAGCCCCACGCCAAAAACGCCGTAAAATAGGGGGACTTTGAGTTTAGCAGGGCGATCGCCCTCGCCCATTTTAGGCGAGAGCAAGGTATAGACAAAGATGAGCAATAAAAAGATGGGGATTAAAAGGCGAAGTAAATCCGCCTTGAGGTGCAAGATTAAGATTGTGCCCACACTTGCCCCCACCCCCACGCAAGCCACCCCAAAAGCCACTTCTTTGAAAGACACCATGCCCTTTAAGCAGAAATTGAGCGCCGCCGTGAAACTCCCAAAGCTGCTTTGTAATTTATTCGTGGCGAGGGCTAAATGGGGGGATGCCAAGAGCTAGTAGGGTAGGCACGTGATGAGCCCCCACCCCCGCGATCGAATCGACCAGCCCCGCACAAAAAGCCGCCAAAGCCACAAGGACATAAACATACCACTCTAAAAACACCAAAACACCCCTAAAAGTTTTCGCCAAGCTAGATTTTTCTATAACAAAGTTTTACTCTGTATTTGCTAAGATAAACGAAAACAGGAGATTCAATGCTGACACTCACGCAAGCGATGGAACTAGCCCCCCAAGAATTGGAAGAGTTGAAAAAGCAAATCGCACAAAAAGCCGCCACAAGCGAGCTAAACGCCTATATCCGCCCGCCCCAAACCGAGGGCGCAAGTGCTGGGGGTGTGCCGATTCTCATTAAGGACAACATCAATGTCAAGGGGTGGGAGATCACTTGTGCGAGTCGCATTCTACAGGGCTACATTGCGCCCTACCATGCCAGCGTGGTGGAAAACTTGCATAAAAGTGGCATGTGTGCCTTTGGCGTGGCAAACATGGATGAGTTTGCGATGGGCAGCACTAGCGAGTCGAGTTGTTATGGACCTGTGAAAAACCCTAGAGATTTAAGCCGTGTGGCGGGGGGCAGCTCAGGCGGCTGTGCGAGTGCGGTGGCAGGCGGATTAGCTCTGGCGGCTTTAGGCAGCGATACCGGCGGATCTATCCGTCAGCCGGCAAGCTTCTGTGGATGTGTGGGACTCAAGCCCACCTATGGGCGGGTGAGCCGCTATGGGCTTGTGGCCTACAGCTCTAGCTTGGATCAAATCGGCCCCATCACACAAAATGTCGCCGATTGCGCCCTTTTATTAGATGCCATCAGCGGACACGATCCCAAAGATTCCACAAGTGCCAAACAAGACCCCTTACTCACCTTTAAAAATTTAGACGCCAACAAACGCTTTAAAATTGGGGTGCTTGAAGACTATTTAGACGATGCCGACCCTTGCGTGCAGAAGGCCTACTTTGACACCACAAAGCTATTAGAAGAGATGGGGCATGAGATTGTCTCTCAAAAGATGGCAAATGGCAAGTTTGACACGGCGGCTTACTACATCATCAGCACGGCGGAGGCTTGCTCGAATTTAGCCCGATTTGATGGAGTGCGCTATGGGCGTAGGGCAAGTGCAAACAACCTTAAAGAGATGTATACCAAGAGCCGTACAGAAGGCTTTGGGGCTGAGGTCAAAAGGCGCATCATGCTGGGTAACTTTGTGCTTAGCAGCGGTTACTACGAAGCCTACTACCAAAGGGCGCAAAAAGCACGGGCATTTGTCCGTCAACAATACGCCCAAATTTTTAACGAAGTGGATATTCTTTTAGCCCCCGTAGCTCCCTCTGTTGCGCCCAAATTCAATGCACATGCCAGCCCCTTAGAAATGTATCTCAGCGACATTTACACGGTCGGGGTGAATTTAGCTGGACTGCCTGCCATATCCTTGCCTGTGGCTAAGAGTGTGGAGGGCTTGCCCATCGGCTTGCAATTTGTCGCCCCGGCCTTTGAAGAACAGCGCGTTTTAGACACCGCCTTTGGGCTTGAGGGTGCATTAAACCTCACTTTTAAGGGCGTGGCATGCAATTAGTCCAAAAAGCCCTAACCTTTGAAGATGTTCTGCTCTTGCCTGCTTTCTCTGAGGTCTTGCCTAAAGAGGTCAGCGTGGTTTCAAGGCTGAGTAAAAATATTTCCTTAAATATCCCCTTTGTGAGCGCAGCGATGGACACGGTGACTGAGTACAAAACCGCCATTGCGATGGCTCGTTTGGGCGGGATCGGCATCATCCATAAAAACATGGACACTCAGGAGCAAGTCAAACAAATCCAAAAGGTGAAAAAGAGCGAGAGTGGGATCATCCACGACCCCGTTTATATCCACGCTGAGGCGAGTTTAGCTGAGGCAAAGATGATCACCGACAATTATAAAATTTCAGGCGTACCGGTCGTGGATGCTGAAAAAAAGCTCATAGGGATTTTAACCAATCGGGATTTGCGCTTCGAGCTAGACTTGAGCCGGCGTGTGGGAGATGTGATGACTAAGGAAAACCTACGCACCGCCCCCGTGGGCGTGAGTTTTGAGGAGGCGCAGGCGATCATGCACGAACACCGCATTGAAAAGCTCCCCATTGTGGATCAAAACAACACCCTCAAGGGCTTGATCACCATCAAAGACATCCAAAAGCGCATCGAATACCCACAAGCCAACAAAGACCATTTAGGGCGTTTAAGAGTCGGTGCAGCCATAGGGGTCAATCAGCTCGATCGGGCACGGGCTTTAGCCAAAGCGGGGGCGGATGTTTTGGTGCTTGATAGCGCACACGGGCATTCGCTCAATGTGGCAAAAACCCTAGAGGCGGTTAAAAAGGAGTTGGACATTGATGTGGTGGTGGGCAATGTGGTTACGGCACGGGCGACTAAGGATTTGATCAGCGCAGGGGCTGATGGCATAAAGGTGGGCATTGGGCCGGGCAGCATTTGCACCACCCGCATTGTCGCCGGCGTAGGCATGCCCCAAATCAGCGCGATCGACAATTGTTATCAAGAGTCCAAAAAACACAATGTCCCTCTCATCGCCGATGGGGGGATCAAGTATTCGGGCGATGTGGCTAAGGCTCTGGCGGTGGGAGCGGCGTGCGTGATGATCGGCTCTTTAATTGCGGGCACAGAAGAATCCCCCGGGGACACCTTGATTTATCAAGGGCGGCAGTATAAGAGCTATCGGGGGATGGGCAGCATTGGGGCGATGAGCAAGGGCAGTTCGGACCGCTACTTTC
Proteins encoded in this region:
- the gatA gene encoding Asp-tRNA(Asn)/Glu-tRNA(Gln) amidotransferase subunit GatA, which gives rise to MLTLTQAMELAPQELEELKKQIAQKAATSELNAYIRPPQTEGASAGGVPILIKDNINVKGWEITCASRILQGYIAPYHASVVENLHKSGMCAFGVANMDEFAMGSTSESSCYGPVKNPRDLSRVAGGSSGGCASAVAGGLALAALGSDTGGSIRQPASFCGCVGLKPTYGRVSRYGLVAYSSSLDQIGPITQNVADCALLLDAISGHDPKDSTSAKQDPLLTFKNLDANKRFKIGVLEDYLDDADPCVQKAYFDTTKLLEEMGHEIVSQKMANGKFDTAAYYIISTAEACSNLARFDGVRYGRRASANNLKEMYTKSRTEGFGAEVKRRIMLGNFVLSSGYYEAYYQRAQKARAFVRQQYAQIFNEVDILLAPVAPSVAPKFNAHASPLEMYLSDIYTVGVNLAGLPAISLPVAKSVEGLPIGLQFVAPAFEEQRVLDTAFGLEGALNLTFKGVACN
- the guaB gene encoding IMP dehydrogenase translates to MQLVQKALTFEDVLLLPAFSEVLPKEVSVVSRLSKNISLNIPFVSAAMDTVTEYKTAIAMARLGGIGIIHKNMDTQEQVKQIQKVKKSESGIIHDPVYIHAEASLAEAKMITDNYKISGVPVVDAEKKLIGILTNRDLRFELDLSRRVGDVMTKENLRTAPVGVSFEEAQAIMHEHRIEKLPIVDQNNTLKGLITIKDIQKRIEYPQANKDHLGRLRVGAAIGVNQLDRARALAKAGADVLVLDSAHGHSLNVAKTLEAVKKELDIDVVVGNVVTARATKDLISAGADGIKVGIGPGSICTTRIVAGVGMPQISAIDNCYQESKKHNVPLIADGGIKYSGDVAKALAVGAACVMIGSLIAGTEESPGDTLIYQGRQYKSYRGMGSIGAMSKGSSDRYFQEGLASEKLVPEGIEGRVPYRGKIADILYQLVGGLRSSMGYLGALDIPTLTANAQFVEITAAGLKESHVHDVDITKEAPNYHA
- a CDS encoding chaperone NapD, with translation MNISSVIVRVTLEAFEGVLESLNNIKNVEVGAFDKDKGVIIALIEAENVNEEVRANRAIEQTRGVVSAHMHYSYSDENPLPPNIQASLEKIENTDTRSVRYGGDVNNWLKDQ
- a CDS encoding exodeoxyribonuclease III gives rise to the protein MRLVSWNVNGLRACMQKGFQGFLEQSGADIFCIQETKMHPEQANFAFEGYHAFWNSALKKGYSGVLTLSKEEPLSVDYGIGVAEHDLEGRVVVCEYPKFYLVNVYVPNAQRGLVRLPYRLEWERVFREFLSGLMAKKAVLLCGDLNVAHTEIDLTNPQANRYNAGFSDPERQAFSALLQVGFIDTYRYFYPEQREVYTWWSYMSQARERNIGWRIDYFLASCSLQDTLKNAHIYAHILGSDHCPVGLELHA
- a CDS encoding 4Fe-4S binding protein, producing the protein MPKKPLRDVFKDHKKPFAVPLPYFNSQKAHICVACVGGCVSSCPENIIVKAPDEPPHLDFSQSGCTFCGACLKACAELGGVLEEDIGIEAVALIDTAACLGHQGVVCLACQDACKDGAIHFLGMLKPRIDWQACTGCGFCVGVCPTQAILFMKRSV